The proteins below are encoded in one region of Paracoccus methylovorus:
- a CDS encoding hemolysin family protein, producing the protein MAVDRTRLAAQAASGDLAAKRALAVTKRTSFMLSGAQLGITVTGLMVGYVAEPLVGKSLGMLLGGVGIPESIGISVGTILALLFATIVQMIFGELYPKNLAIANSEPMAKALAASTTTYLSLFGWLITFFDKAANLFLRLLRIEPVHDLDVSASAKDLPHIIADSRESGDLPVELSLMMDRILDFPHRDAEHAMVPRAQADWVDPDTTIAELREMMAHGHTRYPVIDDDDVPVGVVHLADILPKVNAEQLEATAATVMRPVAIVPTLMPLPAALETLVKSGNKMVCVIDEYGGFSGVLTIEDIAMEVVGEITDEFDKNAIQPLREEDEGVWVMEGDVHLDEVERAVNHDLPRGDFETISGLLIAQLGRLPTKADTILVDLPADGADVVSDAPLRRRLEVNVLRIARHVPTLVRVKLVDEQEQDQ; encoded by the coding sequence ATGGCGGTTGACCGCACCCGTCTCGCCGCGCAGGCCGCAAGTGGCGATTTGGCTGCAAAGCGCGCCCTTGCCGTCACGAAGCGCACCAGCTTCATGCTCTCGGGCGCTCAGCTCGGCATCACGGTGACGGGGCTGATGGTCGGCTATGTCGCCGAGCCCTTGGTCGGCAAATCCCTGGGCATGCTGCTGGGCGGTGTTGGCATTCCCGAATCGATAGGGATCAGCGTTGGGACGATCCTTGCGTTGCTCTTCGCCACCATCGTCCAGATGATCTTTGGCGAACTTTACCCCAAGAACCTGGCCATTGCGAATTCAGAACCTATGGCCAAGGCACTGGCGGCCTCGACGACGACCTATCTGTCGCTCTTCGGCTGGCTGATCACCTTCTTCGACAAGGCGGCAAACCTGTTCCTGCGGCTTTTACGGATCGAGCCAGTGCATGACCTCGACGTCAGCGCCTCGGCCAAGGACCTGCCCCATATCATCGCGGACTCCCGCGAAAGCGGCGATCTTCCGGTCGAGCTGTCGCTCATGATGGACCGGATCCTAGACTTCCCCCACCGGGATGCCGAACATGCGATGGTCCCGCGAGCGCAGGCGGACTGGGTCGACCCCGATACCACCATCGCGGAACTGCGCGAGATGATGGCGCATGGCCACACGCGCTATCCGGTCATTGACGATGATGACGTGCCGGTTGGCGTCGTGCATCTGGCCGATATTCTTCCAAAGGTGAATGCCGAGCAACTGGAAGCCACGGCGGCCACGGTGATGCGGCCGGTCGCTATTGTGCCGACGCTGATGCCGCTGCCGGCGGCGCTTGAGACACTGGTCAAATCCGGCAACAAGATGGTTTGCGTCATCGACGAATACGGTGGATTTTCCGGCGTCCTCACCATCGAGGACATCGCCATGGAGGTCGTGGGCGAGATCACCGACGAATTCGACAAAAACGCCATCCAGCCGCTACGCGAAGAGGACGAGGGCGTCTGGGTGATGGAAGGCGATGTTCACCTCGACGAGGTGGAGCGCGCGGTGAACCACGATCTGCCCCGCGGCGATTTCGAGACGATCTCGGGCCTGCTCATCGCGCAGTTGGGGCGCCTGCCCACCAAGGCCGACACGATCCTCGTTGATCTGCCGGCCGACGGTGCCGATGTGGTATCGGATGCCCCCCTGCGTCGCCGCCTTGAGGTGAATGTTCTGCGCATCGCGCGCCATGTGCCAACCCTTGTGCGCGTCAAACTCGTGGATGAGCAGGAGCAAGACCAATGA
- a CDS encoding AraC family transcriptional regulator: protein MSDPLAQVIELLRPQAVFSKGITAAGHWAVEYTEFGRPAFAAMTMGRCRLSVEGEEPVTVEAGDFVLLPATPRFGMSSLNPGPLRRIDARTDPAKHEVRHGRQDGPPEMRQFGGWFTFAAPDAALLVTLLPRMIHLRGVPRLTQLVHMLGEEAARDDAGRDLILARLVEILLIEALRAAPEGAAAPGLLRGLSDPRIASALRSLHGDITRTWTVPDLAETAGMSRSAFFERFTRLVGRRPMEYLTIWRMAVARDLLRRGSLALEEVAARVGYGSASTFSTAFSRHTGQPPGRYAKAVLAEG from the coding sequence ATGTCGGATCCACTTGCTCAGGTCATCGAACTTTTGCGCCCGCAGGCGGTGTTCTCGAAGGGGATCACCGCCGCAGGCCACTGGGCGGTTGAATATACCGAATTCGGCCGCCCGGCCTTTGCGGCGATGACGATGGGCCGTTGCCGGTTGTCCGTCGAGGGCGAAGAGCCGGTCACCGTCGAGGCCGGCGATTTTGTGCTGCTGCCCGCCACGCCGCGTTTCGGCATGTCCAGCCTGAACCCCGGCCCGCTGCGCCGGATCGACGCCCGGACCGACCCGGCGAAGCACGAGGTTCGCCACGGCCGGCAGGACGGCCCGCCCGAAATGCGGCAGTTCGGCGGCTGGTTCACCTTTGCGGCGCCGGACGCGGCGCTGCTGGTGACCCTGCTACCCCGGATGATCCATCTGCGCGGCGTGCCCCGCCTGACGCAGTTGGTTCATATGCTGGGCGAGGAGGCTGCGCGCGACGATGCGGGCCGCGACCTGATTCTGGCGCGTCTGGTCGAGATCCTGCTGATCGAGGCGCTGCGCGCCGCGCCGGAAGGAGCCGCGGCACCCGGCCTGCTGCGCGGCCTTTCCGATCCGCGCATCGCCAGCGCCCTGCGCAGCCTGCATGGCGACATCACCCGCACGTGGACGGTTCCCGACCTGGCCGAAACGGCCGGCATGTCGCGCTCGGCCTTCTTCGAGCGGTTCACCCGCCTGGTCGGCCGCCGGCCGATGGAATACCTGACCATCTGGCGCATGGCGGTGGCGCGCGATCTCTTGCGGCGCGGCAGCCTTGCGCTGGAGGAGGTCGCGGCGAGGGTGGGCTATGGTTCCGCCAGCACCTTCAGCACCGCTTTCAGCCGCCACACCGGCCAACCGCCGGGGCGGTATGCAAAAGCCGTGCTGGCGGAGGGATGA
- a CDS encoding SDR family oxidoreductase, with amino-acid sequence MNTVLITGTSSGYGLETARYFHAQGWQAIATMRTPRDGLLPEGLRILPLDVTDPASIAATIEAAGPIDVLVNNAGIGLVGAFEAAPMDYVRKLFDTNTFGTMAMVQAVIPQMRARRSGVIVNVTSSVTLAPMPLAAAYTASKQAIEGFTGSLAHELAAFGVRAKLVEPGYAPTTRFSQNIDFAIEDMIPEAYADFAAPIFAAFASPALTTRETDVAEAVFLAANDTSDRLRYPAGPDAVALAA; translated from the coding sequence ATGAACACCGTCCTCATCACCGGCACCTCGTCGGGCTATGGGCTGGAAACCGCCCGCTATTTCCACGCGCAGGGCTGGCAGGCCATCGCCACCATGCGCACCCCACGCGACGGGCTGTTGCCCGAAGGCCTGCGCATCCTGCCGCTGGACGTCACCGACCCGGCCAGCATCGCCGCCACCATCGAAGCCGCCGGCCCCATCGACGTGCTGGTGAACAACGCCGGCATCGGCCTTGTCGGCGCCTTCGAGGCCGCGCCGATGGATTACGTCCGCAAGCTGTTCGACACCAACACCTTCGGCACCATGGCCATGGTGCAGGCGGTGATCCCGCAGATGCGGGCGCGGCGGTCGGGCGTGATCGTCAACGTGACCTCCAGCGTGACGCTGGCGCCGATGCCGCTGGCCGCCGCCTATACCGCCAGCAAGCAGGCGATAGAGGGCTTTACCGGATCGCTGGCGCATGAGCTTGCGGCCTTCGGTGTGCGGGCAAAGCTGGTCGAACCGGGCTATGCCCCGACCACGCGGTTTTCACAGAACATCGACTTTGCCATTGAGGACATGATCCCCGAAGCCTATGCCGATTTCGCTGCGCCGATCTTTGCCGCCTTCGCCAGCCCGGCCCTGACCACCAGGGAAACCGACGTGGCCGAGGCGGTGTTCCTGGCGGCGAATGACACTTCCGACCGGCTGCGCTATCCGGCCGGACCCGATGCGGTGGCGCTGGCGGCCTGA
- the map gene encoding type I methionyl aminopeptidase, giving the protein MTITNQDELDGLKEIGRIVANTMQAMAKAMEPGMTTRELDEIGRALLEREGALSAPQSTYDFPGATCISVNEEIAHGIPGDRVIAADDLVNIDVSASKNGYFADTGATYRVAPVRPSLDRLCRDGRQAMQIGIAQVGSGRPLAGIGRAIGKFAERRGYTLIRNLASHGIGRALHEEPAEIPTWPARGEKRRIHRGLVLTVEPFLSRGGLWATEADDGWTLYNEPRAPVVQYEHTVVATDRGAMVVTLPG; this is encoded by the coding sequence ATGACGATCACCAATCAGGACGAACTCGACGGGTTGAAGGAGATCGGCCGGATCGTCGCCAACACCATGCAGGCCATGGCGAAGGCGATGGAACCCGGCATGACCACGCGCGAACTGGACGAAATCGGCCGCGCGCTGCTGGAGCGCGAGGGCGCCCTTTCGGCGCCGCAATCCACCTATGATTTCCCCGGCGCGACCTGCATCAGCGTCAACGAGGAAATCGCCCATGGCATCCCCGGCGACAGGGTGATCGCGGCGGACGATCTGGTGAATATCGACGTGTCGGCCTCGAAGAACGGCTATTTCGCCGATACCGGCGCCACATATCGCGTCGCGCCCGTGCGCCCCTCGCTGGATCGGCTGTGCCGCGATGGCAGGCAGGCGATGCAGATCGGTATTGCCCAGGTCGGCAGCGGCCGCCCGCTTGCGGGCATCGGTCGCGCCATCGGCAAGTTTGCAGAGCGGCGCGGCTATACGCTGATCCGCAACCTTGCCAGCCATGGCATCGGCCGGGCGCTGCACGAGGAGCCCGCGGAAATCCCGACCTGGCCCGCGCGCGGCGAAAAACGCCGTATCCACAGGGGGCTTGTACTGACGGTCGAACCGTTCTTGTCCAGAGGCGGCCTCTGGGCGACGGAGGCGGACGACGGCTGGACGCTTTACAACGAACCGCGCGCCCCGGTGGTGCAATACGAGCATACGGTCGTCGCGACGGATCGCGGTGCCATGGTGGTCACGCTGCCGGGCTGA
- a CDS encoding Rrf2 family transcriptional regulator produces the protein MKRDSRLSSVLHALLHMAEQDGPVTSEALGRCLGTNPVVVRRTMGLLREAGLVTAERGHAGGWRISADLAAVSLRRLHEALGEPAIFAIGNRNETPECLVEQSVNAALEGAFAEAEALLLERFAEVTLADLAEDFARRHAQRRAAKE, from the coding sequence ATGAAACGTGACAGTCGCCTTTCCTCGGTCCTTCATGCCCTGCTGCACATGGCGGAACAGGACGGACCTGTGACCTCCGAGGCGCTTGGCCGGTGCCTCGGCACCAATCCGGTCGTGGTGCGCCGCACCATGGGCCTCTTGCGCGAGGCCGGGCTTGTCACGGCCGAGCGAGGGCACGCCGGGGGCTGGCGCATCTCGGCCGACCTGGCGGCGGTCAGCCTGCGCCGGCTGCACGAGGCCTTGGGGGAACCGGCGATCTTCGCGATCGGCAACCGCAACGAGACGCCGGAATGCCTGGTCGAGCAATCGGTCAATGCCGCGCTGGAGGGTGCCTTTGCCGAGGCCGAGGCGCTGCTGCTGGAACGTTTCGCCGAGGTGACGCTGGCCGATCTGGCCGAGGATTTTGCCCGCCGCCATGCGCAGAGGCGGGCGGCGAAGGAGTAG
- a CDS encoding NAD(P)/FAD-dependent oxidoreductase, which translates to MQDVIVIGGSYAGMAAALQLARARRKVLVIDAGQRRNRFASYSHGFLGQDGVDPARIWAEACRQLLAYPTVTWVEGSASTIAGGKDEFRVSTAAGDTFAGRRILLATGVADRLPDIPGLADRWGRTVFHCPYCHGYELDQGRIGVIATGAMSLHQAQLLPEWGEVTFLTNGALTLEPEQRDDLRSRGVAIEETPVARIAGEAEVELRDGRVLPFAGLFTATRTGPASPLAEAAGCELIETPMGRQIVTDETKETSLPGIFACGDVARAPHSVSLAVGDGAWAGAQLHRSLVWPE; encoded by the coding sequence ATGCAGGACGTGATCGTGATCGGGGGCAGCTATGCCGGGATGGCCGCCGCCCTGCAGCTGGCGCGTGCGCGCCGCAAGGTGCTGGTGATTGATGCCGGGCAGCGGCGCAACCGTTTCGCCAGCTATTCACACGGCTTCCTTGGCCAGGACGGGGTGGACCCGGCCCGCATCTGGGCCGAGGCGTGCCGGCAGCTGCTGGCCTATCCGACGGTGACCTGGGTTGAGGGCTCGGCCAGCACCATCGCCGGCGGCAAGGACGAATTCCGTGTTTCCACGGCAGCCGGCGACACATTCGCGGGCCGCCGCATCCTGCTGGCCACAGGCGTCGCCGACCGGCTTCCCGACATTCCGGGTCTCGCCGACCGCTGGGGCCGGACGGTGTTCCACTGCCCCTATTGCCACGGTTACGAGCTGGACCAGGGCCGGATCGGGGTCATCGCCACCGGCGCGATGTCGCTTCATCAGGCGCAGCTGCTGCCGGAATGGGGCGAGGTCACCTTCCTGACCAACGGCGCCCTGACACTGGAGCCGGAGCAGCGCGACGACTTGCGCAGCCGCGGCGTTGCCATTGAGGAAACCCCCGTCGCCCGGATCGCGGGCGAGGCCGAGGTGGAACTGCGCGACGGCCGGGTGCTGCCCTTCGCCGGTCTGTTCACCGCGACCCGGACCGGGCCGGCCAGCCCGCTGGCCGAGGCCGCCGGCTGCGAGTTGATCGAGACGCCGATGGGCCGCCAGATCGTGACGGATGAGACGAAGGAAACCAGCCTTCCCGGCATCTTTGCCTGCGGCGACGTCGCGCGGGCACCGCATTCGGTGTCACTGGCGGTGGGGGACGGGGCATGGGCCGGGGCGCAACTGCACCGCTCGCTGGTCTGGCCGGAATGA
- a CDS encoding class I SAM-dependent methyltransferase — translation MSGAAHPGDGASYAGRVARHVPGLKDLHRMAGLLLAERVPETGRVLVLGAGGGLELRGFAAAHPGWRFDGVDPSPQMTAQALDILGPEGGRVTFHQGYIDDAPEGPFDGATCLLTLHFLPREERLRTLRQLHRRLRPGAPFAMAHHSFPQADGQQDLWLRRNAAWLVSGGVPEAQAMAGMATMKERLPVLTPEEDAALLAAAGFREVQLFYAALTFKGWIARA, via the coding sequence ATGAGCGGCGCGGCCCATCCGGGCGACGGTGCCAGCTATGCCGGCCGCGTCGCGCGCCATGTGCCGGGCCTCAAGGACCTGCACCGCATGGCCGGGCTGCTGCTGGCCGAGCGCGTGCCCGAGACGGGCCGCGTCCTGGTCCTCGGCGCCGGCGGCGGGCTGGAGCTGCGCGGCTTCGCCGCGGCCCATCCCGGCTGGCGCTTCGACGGCGTCGATCCTTCGCCTCAGATGACCGCCCAGGCGCTGGACATCCTGGGCCCGGAGGGCGGCCGCGTCACCTTCCATCAGGGCTATATCGATGATGCCCCCGAAGGCCCCTTCGACGGCGCGACCTGCCTGCTGACCCTGCATTTCCTGCCGCGCGAGGAACGCCTGCGCACCCTGCGCCAGCTGCATCGCCGCCTGCGCCCCGGCGCGCCCTTCGCCATGGCCCATCACAGCTTTCCGCAGGCGGACGGCCAGCAGGATCTGTGGCTGCGGCGCAATGCGGCCTGGCTGGTCTCGGGCGGCGTTCCCGAGGCGCAGGCCATGGCCGGCATGGCCACGATGAAGGAACGCCTGCCGGTGCTGACGCCCGAGGAGGATGCCGCGCTTCTGGCAGCGGCGGGCTTCCGCGAGGTCCAGCTGTTCTATGCCGCTCTCACCTTCAAGGGCTGGATCGCCCGGGCGTGA
- a CDS encoding tyrosine-type recombinase/integrase, whose protein sequence is MTKITKRSVDAAAPAEQEFFLWDEELKGFGLRVYPSGRKMYLAQYRAGGRSRRVNIGLHGAMTPEMARTEAMKYLSDVRLGADPAGERDRRKASPTIKEFSKRFLSDHVALHCKASTYGEYERSIDLFINPRFGSHRIIDITRADVVGLHQSMRHIPYQANRTLGVLSVMFTVAHTWGVRTDGVNPCWKVKRYREEKRERYLTPDELARLGKVLDCATEEPEAANCIRLLLLTGCRLSEIQTLKWRYVDYRNGLLRLPDSKTGAKLVPIGKAAIKVLKTIPKIDGNPYVITGRMEGQHLTDMQKPWRRLRKRAGLDDLRIHDLRHSFASDALQLGQDLTMIGRLLGHTQVQTTARYAHLKTDPVRSAADAVSDAVAQALAQPVTEDGDEIAAA, encoded by the coding sequence ATGACAAAGATCACGAAACGTTCCGTCGACGCGGCGGCGCCGGCCGAGCAGGAGTTCTTCCTCTGGGACGAAGAGTTGAAGGGCTTCGGATTGCGCGTCTATCCATCGGGGCGAAAGATGTATCTGGCCCAGTACCGTGCCGGCGGCCGGTCGCGCCGTGTCAACATCGGGCTGCATGGTGCGATGACACCGGAAATGGCCCGCACCGAGGCGATGAAGTATCTGTCGGATGTGCGGCTCGGGGCCGATCCCGCCGGTGAGCGCGACCGCCGGAAGGCATCCCCGACCATCAAAGAGTTCAGCAAACGCTTCCTTTCGGATCACGTCGCGCTGCATTGTAAAGCCTCGACCTATGGCGAGTACGAGCGATCCATAGATCTGTTCATCAATCCGAGGTTCGGCAGTCATCGCATCATCGACATCACCCGGGCCGACGTCGTCGGACTGCACCAGTCGATGCGACATATCCCCTATCAGGCGAACCGGACCCTCGGCGTCCTCTCGGTGATGTTCACCGTGGCCCATACCTGGGGCGTGCGCACCGACGGAGTGAACCCCTGCTGGAAGGTGAAGCGATACCGGGAGGAAAAGCGCGAGCGCTATCTCACCCCGGACGAGTTGGCACGGCTTGGCAAGGTGCTGGACTGTGCAACGGAGGAGCCCGAAGCGGCCAATTGTATCCGCTTGCTTCTTCTGACCGGATGCCGCCTCAGCGAGATTCAGACCCTGAAATGGCGCTATGTCGATTACCGCAACGGTCTTCTCCGCCTGCCGGATTCCAAGACCGGCGCCAAGCTGGTCCCGATCGGCAAGGCGGCCATCAAGGTCCTGAAAACCATCCCGAAGATCGACGGAAACCCCTATGTCATCACCGGCCGGATGGAGGGTCAGCATCTGACCGACATGCAGAAGCCGTGGCGGCGGTTGCGCAAGCGCGCCGGGCTGGACGATCTTCGTATCCATGATCTACGCCATTCCTTCGCCTCGGATGCGCTGCAGCTCGGGCAGGACCTGACGATGATCGGACGGCTCCTCGGCCATACGCAGGTTCAGACCACGGCGCGTTATGCGCATCTCAAGACCGATCCGGTCCGCTCGGCGGCGGACGCCGTCTCCGACGCTGTGGCGCAGGCACTGGCGCAACCGGTCACCGAGGACGGTGATGAAATTGCCGCAGCATGA
- a CDS encoding recombinase family protein, whose amino-acid sequence MRVAIYARYSSDQQREASIADQFHMCRLRAEKEGWTVVEEYSDHAISGSSMIQRSGLQALIMDSTRGRFDMVLAEALDRISRDQEDIAGIYKRMRYADVKMFTLSEGEISELHVGLKGTMNALFIKDLADKTRRGLRGRVEDGKSGGGNSYGYDVVKKFDAKGEPIRGDRTINKAQAAVIRRIFADYDSGLSSRTIAMTLNREGVPGPMGREWGPSTIHGNRERGTGILNNELYIGRLVWNRLRYVKDPDTGRRVSRLNPESEWVIQAVPDLRIVGQTLWDAVKARQGELAFSTRSRPEGNPLNDRRRPKHLFAGLVKCGCCGGGYSMISKDLLGCSTARNKGTCDNRVNIRRDALEASVLNGLKKHLMEPDLFREFCAEFTKEVNRLRMERGADLEVARRELDKIGRQISQIIDAITDGMYHPSMKEKMTKLEARQAELTEELANADEPPPLLHPNMAALYAQRIAELSESLRHEDSRAQAAEILRSLVDQVTLVPEEGELTIVLRGDLGAILRFAAGKKDPDFLSEAEALDSLLAQSGGSRKPGRGQQKTSAAVALEVSQLSLVAGVGFEPTTFRL is encoded by the coding sequence ATGAGAGTCGCCATCTACGCCCGCTATTCCTCGGACCAGCAGCGCGAGGCCTCGATCGCCGACCAGTTCCACATGTGCCGGCTGCGCGCCGAGAAGGAAGGCTGGACGGTGGTCGAGGAATATTCAGACCACGCCATCTCCGGCTCCAGCATGATCCAGCGATCCGGGCTGCAGGCGCTGATCATGGATTCGACGCGCGGCCGCTTCGACATGGTTCTGGCCGAGGCGTTGGACCGGATCAGCCGCGACCAGGAGGATATCGCCGGCATCTACAAGCGCATGCGCTACGCCGATGTGAAGATGTTCACCCTGTCCGAGGGCGAGATCAGCGAGCTGCATGTCGGGCTGAAGGGCACGATGAACGCGCTGTTCATCAAGGACCTGGCCGACAAGACCCGCCGGGGCCTGCGCGGCCGGGTCGAAGACGGCAAGTCGGGCGGCGGCAATTCCTACGGCTACGACGTGGTGAAGAAGTTCGATGCCAAGGGCGAGCCGATCCGCGGCGACCGCACCATCAACAAGGCGCAGGCTGCCGTGATCCGCCGCATCTTCGCCGATTACGACAGCGGGCTCTCGTCGCGCACTATCGCCATGACGCTGAACCGCGAGGGCGTGCCCGGACCCATGGGCCGGGAATGGGGTCCGTCGACCATCCATGGCAACCGCGAGCGCGGCACCGGGATCCTGAACAACGAGCTCTATATCGGCCGCCTCGTCTGGAACCGGCTGCGCTACGTCAAGGACCCCGATACCGGACGACGGGTGTCGCGGCTGAACCCGGAAAGCGAATGGGTGATCCAGGCGGTGCCGGACCTGCGCATCGTCGGTCAGACACTCTGGGATGCGGTGAAGGCCCGGCAGGGCGAACTGGCCTTCTCGACCCGCAGCCGGCCGGAGGGCAATCCGCTGAACGACCGCCGCCGCCCAAAGCACCTTTTCGCCGGCCTGGTCAAATGCGGCTGCTGCGGCGGTGGCTATTCGATGATCTCGAAGGACCTTCTGGGCTGCTCGACGGCGCGCAACAAGGGCACCTGCGACAACCGCGTCAACATCCGCCGCGACGCGCTCGAGGCCTCGGTCCTGAACGGACTCAAAAAACACCTGATGGAGCCGGACCTGTTCCGGGAGTTCTGCGCCGAGTTCACGAAGGAAGTGAACCGGCTGCGGATGGAGCGCGGCGCCGATCTGGAGGTCGCGCGCCGGGAACTGGACAAGATCGGCAGGCAGATCTCCCAGATCATCGATGCGATCACCGACGGCATGTATCACCCCTCAATGAAGGAGAAGATGACCAAGCTCGAGGCCCGCCAGGCCGAGTTGACGGAGGAGCTGGCCAATGCGGACGAGCCGCCGCCCCTGCTGCACCCGAACATGGCGGCGCTCTATGCCCAACGGATCGCCGAGCTTTCCGAGAGCCTGCGGCACGAGGACAGCCGCGCCCAGGCGGCGGAGATCCTGCGCTCGCTGGTCGATCAGGTGACGCTGGTGCCGGAGGAGGGCGAACTGACCATCGTGCTGCGCGGCGATCTCGGCGCCATCCTGCGCTTCGCGGCGGGCAAGAAGGATCCCGATTTCCTGTCGGAGGCCGAGGCGCTGGACAGCCTGCTGGCGCAATCGGGCGGTTCGCGGAAGCCGGGGCGCGGACAGCAAAAAACCTCCGCGGCTGTTGCCTTGGAGGTTTCGCAATTATCGTTGGTTGCGGGGGTAGGATTTGAACCTACGACCTTCAGGTTATGA